A region of the Phaseolus vulgaris cultivar G19833 chromosome 11, P. vulgaris v2.0, whole genome shotgun sequence genome:
TATTATTGATTCTGTTTGTTGGGAAGCAAGGGAATGAGGTAATTAATCTATATCTTGGTTTGTCAGTTGGGTAAAAGTATATTAAGATGCAGTTTTAACCCCTGTACTCATTAGTTTCATTTTATTCCCTGTGAAAATTAAAGCACAGTTACGGGacatttgatttttgaattgaTTTGAATGTTGGCCAAGTGGTTAATGTTGTTATTCACCTAGAAAATAATAGTCATTCTCATATTAGGTAATGTTTTATTCACCAATGAGATGGGTGATGAGATAAACTAGTTGATTCAGCTACTGCATTTTCTCGCAAATCTTGTGTTCAAGCAAGTAATTCTGAGTTTTGGAGTTATCAAATGAAGAACTTTTGTTGATGCTGAAATTTCATCCAACTCCAATGCTCTACTTCTGTAGCCAAAAGCTCAAAATGTTATTATCAATCGAAAAACAATGCATTCGTTACATAATATTATCTCGAActgtttttttttgtattcaATATACATCAGAAATGCTCagaaatttctaaaatttattatttagtattattaaacACGTCTGACATCGATTTTAtaaatcattaatattatttacttCGTTTTCTTCAGTGATATAAGGTTATAGACTTACACTACAGAACTTAATTTTTcatcattaattaattaattacatttGCACAAGGTCCACGTCAGGTGCTTATCATGAATAATATTTGACAAGTTATTTCTGTTAACTTGTAACATCAATTGATGTGTAAACTTTTCTGGCCTTAATAATAGATTCATTCAAATTGTTAATAAATGGTGATTGGgtttataacttttattttcatCATTATTTTACGAACATTAGGTGAGAAACTAAAATTCCTCTAGCATGGAAAAcagtaataatatattttccaCGAAGCCCAAAATGATCAAAACATGTTGAGATGATCTACTGATATGCTCTTTTGATATATAATACACAGCCTAATATTTGGTATTTGCATACTTAGTAACACTTTAAAGATGATATTCAAACCTACCTCCACATGCATCTTCTGCTAAAGAGTTCTAACAATCAAATTGTTGTCTGGAACATCCAATTATAAACAAACACAGCAAAAAACCACAATTCCCTCACAAAAGTGACGCATATGCACATACAAATCCTAAGGATCTCTGCTTCTAAGAGTAAAGATTAGAATAATAAAGGTTTTAATTAAAGCAGCAGCTTCCACACATGAATGGAGCAATCATGTGAACTGTCGTCTGACATATGTGTCTTCATGCACAAATACTGGATCTGCACTGGTCTGAGATGGGATCTGTGGTTGTGCCATGGCTATGACCCCTTGGTTAGGATATGGGTATTGGATACCATTCTTTTTCTGGGTTAGGGAAATGTAATACACAATTCCAAATGCAGAACTAGCAAGGGATAAAATTGCACCCCCTGCAAACACTCCAGGTTTCACAACATAGCAGTAGTAGTAGCCAAAGTATACACTCTCTTCACCACGTTGATCGTTCAGTGCAGCACCAGTAAGCAACAGGAGAAAAGCAATAACAAATGTGAACCTGTTAGAACAGAGATTCCAACCACACCAATGAGTATAATTTACCATCCAAGTTCCAGTACTCAAAAAGCACATAAATGACTAACCTTGAATAATCGCATggtgaatttaaatatttaaattatagaaGCATGTTGTTTTTCTCCTAATTGTACACCAAATCATTAGCCTACTGTTATGAAATAAACCTAGCAGAATCCCTCTATGCATCAGGGACAAGTTAATGTTTCAAAGACTCGATGCAGTTCCATTTCCACACACAAAACCGATGTACTCTTACAACAGAACAAGCTTCATTTTTGTTTCTTCAATAATCAGATAAACAAACCATAGCAACAGATTATAAACtcaagaaaaaacaaaacaatctCTGGTAGAGAATGGTATTTGTGTTCctaaacttgacattcactaaATAAAATCGAAGAAATGCACACAgtttaaaagaaagaaaagaatcgAGACTAAAAAATACCATCAATATATATGTTACATTTTAGccaaaagaataaattaatgaCACGAATACTATTATGTTGGTACAACCAAAACAAAAGTATAAGCATATATATCAAGACAATAATTATGATCATGTGCCTCAAAATTCACTACTGTAAACATAATAGTTCAAATTGCTTCTCATTCAACCATCCTTGCTTTCAGTTCCTCATGTGGGTACATTGTGAATAAAATCACAAATGTCTAAGCATGAAGGAATATAAGCAATCATGCATAAGAAATGGGAAGattcctttaaaaaaataaaatactaattcCATATACTTTAATCTGCCCTAAAAATGAACTATCCAAATCCATCTTAACTGCCTGTAGAATCAGGTCTGCTTTGTTTAAAGCCAGATCCTCTTTAGAAGAATGACAACACCAAAAAATCAACTACTAACAACAGTTTTTAAGTTCCACCACATTAGAGATGAACTGCTTGATGTGGCACTTAAGCCTAGAGGTTCTCCCACCTGATGATCTAGTTTTTTGGATTGGATTATCTTCTTGTGTTTAAGTCCTAACAATTAGTGGTTTGACATGATACTTAAGACAGGAGGTTCTCCCACTTAATTTTCTAGTTTTGTAGGTTGGACTCTCCTTTTATGCTTAAGTCCTAACAATTGATTTTTCATTGAGAGTTGGACAACAGAAAGGACTACCTATAGGTTGGGATCAAGATGCAAACTGAATACTGGTAGATGAGTGAAACCATCTCAGAGAGAAAATGGCTACCACTCAGTCAGTGTTGATAAAGTGAAGTTGTCGTGGATGTCAGTGTTAAAGGAGGACCATTTTGGGTAGAATAAGCTACTAGGTGAGATACTTAAGCAATTGTGCCCTCCTCTTGAGCTTAAGACTTAACAATAACTATTTGATTGAGCAACACCAGTATATAGTCAAAAAGGAATATGATATGACAAACAAAAAGCACAGAGCCAAAATTACCAGGAGAAAACAAAGCAGGCGAGTGCCACCTTCCAATTGGAATCTGGGATTTGGGAACTTCTTCTGCAACAAACACACCCAGTTGCAACATTTATGATTATCTGAGATACCAGAAGAGCCAGAGCCGCAATTAAACCAAGAGCCAGGGCAGGACTTCGAGGATACGTGCACTGATTGATAGAAACAAAATTAACTTGAGAACCCTGCACAATACAAAACAATACTCATTATATCAACTTCTGCTTGTAGTGAACATATATAAACACAGCAAAATATAGAATGAAAAAAGGGAAGGTACTTTACTTGAATACTGAACTAGTGTATTACTCAAAACCTGACAACATAAGAGTTTACATGGACGACATTATTGttccttttcctttctctcccCTCCAAGGATTCATAGTAAAATAAAACCCCTTGCATGTATCTAAATTCATGCCCTTTTTACAGACCCTATCCCTTCCAAAACTCGTAGAAAGAAAAGGATAACAGACTAATCACGATACACAACAAGTAAAGGGGAAAAATTGATTGACACATAGGAATTAAGAATGGTAAAGCAAAATCTTCAAGACGAAAAGTGGAaccaaggaaaagaaaaagtgcAATTTAAGAATTAAACGGCCGAGGAAGGGACGTGGATCATAAACGCTTAAACAAGCGAAAAACTAAAGCTTTTTTTTGCGTAGACTCATCATAATAGCACATTAAAGCGTACCCTTAACAGTGGCAAGCACAAGCATTAGACCCAACAGACATTGAACTGAAAATAACGCAAAAGATGGATCCTTTGTTGCTGGGTATTCGAGGAAAGCAAGGGATGAACGAAAGACACAAACCTTAATCCTTGTCGCTTCTGCACCGAAGCTAGTTGCAGCCGCCAACAGTCCCAAGAAGCCAACGACGCCGCACACTATGAAAGCCTTTCTCTCCATTGTTTCTACGAATGGAATGTGTTtgagagagagagtgagagtGTCTCTTTCGGAGAGTGATGTTCAGAGAAAACAAAAGGTTGGTCGCAGCGATGAAGGGAAGAGGACAAGAAGCGTGAATAAGACGACAACTTCAGAAGACCACGaaactcaaaattaaatatactcaaattcattcacttattaaaataacatttccaaaattatatttatcatttattaaaatcttaatattaaTGACAGACGGAAATACGTATAATTTaggtattaaaaaaaattatttattatttttataattataataaatatttatacaataaatttaaatttttaaaaatttaaatttttttttattaaattgacATTCAGAGGGTCATTTTGCATATGAATATGAATGTTAGAATCTCAACtattaaacatattattttgtaaaattactttatatcATTATAGATTGACTTTATATCATTTGGCTTACcaaaattaattactaatttaataaatgaataaaaaattattatcttcCGTATAAATAGTTCTAGATGAAGAGTAATTAAACAGAAAGAGTGAGATAATTAGTTTCCATTTTTCCAGAGTAATTTTAGGCAACATCAtattgattatttaaaaaaaaaactaaatgaggtaacattttttaatagatttgaattaattaaaataatcttaTGTTTAGTTAAGAAGTAGCAACTagcaatattaaaaaatagttgatatggttgttcaaaaaaaaaaactgatctAACAGGTCAAAAAATC
Encoded here:
- the LOC137832244 gene encoding protein VASCULATURE COMPLEXITY AND CONNECTIVITY, with the translated sequence MERKAFIVCGVVGFLGLLAAATSFGAEATRIKGSQVNFVSINQCTYPRSPALALGLIAALALLVSQIIINVATGCVCCRRSSQIPDSNWKVALACFVFSWFTFVIAFLLLLTGAALNDQRGEESVYFGYYYCYVVKPGVFAGGAILSLASSAFGIVYYISLTQKKNGIQYPYPNQGVIAMAQPQIPSQTSADPVFVHEDTYVRRQFT